A stretch of Mus caroli chromosome 5, CAROLI_EIJ_v1.1, whole genome shotgun sequence DNA encodes these proteins:
- the Sult1b1 gene encoding sulfotransferase family cytosolic 1B member 1 isoform X2: MSASEDVWRKDLKMIHGYPMIYAFALNWERIEEFQSTPGDIVITTYPKSGTTWLSEIVDMVLNDGNVEKCKRDVITSKVPMLELSVPGIRISGVELLKKTPSPRIIKTHLPIDLLPKSFWENKCKMIYLARNGKDVAVSYYHFDLMNSIHPLPGTWEEYLEKFLAGNVAYGSWFDHVKSWWEKREEHPLLYLYYEELKQNPKKEIKKIASFLDKTLDEEALDRIVHHTSFEMMKENPLVNYTHLPTAMMDHSKSPFMRKGIVGDWKNYFTMAQTEQFDAVYKKKMSGTTLEFCTDIQSA; this comes from the exons ATGAGTGCCTCAGAAGACGTTTGGAGAAAAGATCTGAAGATGATCCATGGCTACCCCATGATATATGCTTTTGCACTCAACTGGGAAAGAATTGAAGAGTTCCAGAGCACACCAGGTGACATTGTAATAACCACTTACCCTAAATCAG GTACTACTTGGCTTAGTGAGATTGTAGACATGGTTCTAAATGATGGAAATGTTGAAAAATGTAAGAGAGATGTTATCACCTCTAAAGTTCCAATGTTGGAACTGAGTGTTCCTGGAATAAGAATATCAG GTGTTGAACTCTTGAAGAAAACTCCATCACCTCGGATAATAAAGACACATCTTCCAATCGATCTACTCCCCAAATCCTTCTGGGAGAACAAGTGCAAG ATGATTTACCTTGCTCGAAATGGCAAGGATGTTGCTGTATCCTATTATCATTTTGATCTGATGAATAGTATTCATCCTCTTCCTGGCACCTGGGAAGAATATCTGGAGAAATTCCTAGCTGGAAATG tggCATATGGTTCATGGTTCGATCATGTTAAGAGTTGgtgggaaaagagggaagagcaTCCTTTACTTTACTTATACTATGAAGAATTGAAACAG aacccaaagaaagaaatcaagaagatagcCAGCTTTCTAGACAAGACCTTGGATGAAGAGGCCTTGGACAGGATCGTCCATCACACCTCCTTTGAAATGATGAAGGAAAACCCCCTGGTCAATTACACCCATCTGCCCACAGCAATGATGGACCACAGCAAGTCCCCTTTCATGAGAAAAG gTATTGTTGGGGACTGGAAAAATTACTTCACAATGGCCCAAACTGAGCAATTTGATGCTGTCtataagaagaaaatgtctgGAACAACACTTGAGTTCTGCACAGACATTCAGAGTGCCTAA
- the Sult1b1 gene encoding sulfotransferase family cytosolic 1B member 1 isoform X3, whose product MTQLLSPKPAAKMSASEDVWRKDLKMIHGYPMIYAFALNWERIEEFQSTPGDIVITTYPKSGVELLKKTPSPRIIKTHLPIDLLPKSFWENKCKMIYLARNGKDVAVSYYHFDLMNSIHPLPGTWEEYLEKFLAGNVAYGSWFDHVKSWWEKREEHPLLYLYYEELKQNPKKEIKKIASFLDKTLDEEALDRIVHHTSFEMMKENPLVNYTHLPTAMMDHSKSPFMRKGIVGDWKNYFTMAQTEQFDAVYKKKMSGTTLEFCTDIQSA is encoded by the exons ATGACTCAGTTACTGTCTCCTAAG CCTGCTGCAAAAATGAGTGCCTCAGAAGACGTTTGGAGAAAAGATCTGAAGATGATCCATGGCTACCCCATGATATATGCTTTTGCACTCAACTGGGAAAGAATTGAAGAGTTCCAGAGCACACCAGGTGACATTGTAATAACCACTTACCCTAAATCAG GTGTTGAACTCTTGAAGAAAACTCCATCACCTCGGATAATAAAGACACATCTTCCAATCGATCTACTCCCCAAATCCTTCTGGGAGAACAAGTGCAAG ATGATTTACCTTGCTCGAAATGGCAAGGATGTTGCTGTATCCTATTATCATTTTGATCTGATGAATAGTATTCATCCTCTTCCTGGCACCTGGGAAGAATATCTGGAGAAATTCCTAGCTGGAAATG tggCATATGGTTCATGGTTCGATCATGTTAAGAGTTGgtgggaaaagagggaagagcaTCCTTTACTTTACTTATACTATGAAGAATTGAAACAG aacccaaagaaagaaatcaagaagatagcCAGCTTTCTAGACAAGACCTTGGATGAAGAGGCCTTGGACAGGATCGTCCATCACACCTCCTTTGAAATGATGAAGGAAAACCCCCTGGTCAATTACACCCATCTGCCCACAGCAATGATGGACCACAGCAAGTCCCCTTTCATGAGAAAAG gTATTGTTGGGGACTGGAAAAATTACTTCACAATGGCCCAAACTGAGCAATTTGATGCTGTCtataagaagaaaatgtctgGAACAACACTTGAGTTCTGCACAGACATTCAGAGTGCCTAA
- the Sult1b1 gene encoding sulfotransferase family cytosolic 1B member 1 isoform X1: MTQLLSPKPAAKMSASEDVWRKDLKMIHGYPMIYAFALNWERIEEFQSTPGDIVITTYPKSGTTWLSEIVDMVLNDGNVEKCKRDVITSKVPMLELSVPGIRISGVELLKKTPSPRIIKTHLPIDLLPKSFWENKCKMIYLARNGKDVAVSYYHFDLMNSIHPLPGTWEEYLEKFLAGNVAYGSWFDHVKSWWEKREEHPLLYLYYEELKQNPKKEIKKIASFLDKTLDEEALDRIVHHTSFEMMKENPLVNYTHLPTAMMDHSKSPFMRKGIVGDWKNYFTMAQTEQFDAVYKKKMSGTTLEFCTDIQSA; this comes from the exons ATGACTCAGTTACTGTCTCCTAAG CCTGCTGCAAAAATGAGTGCCTCAGAAGACGTTTGGAGAAAAGATCTGAAGATGATCCATGGCTACCCCATGATATATGCTTTTGCACTCAACTGGGAAAGAATTGAAGAGTTCCAGAGCACACCAGGTGACATTGTAATAACCACTTACCCTAAATCAG GTACTACTTGGCTTAGTGAGATTGTAGACATGGTTCTAAATGATGGAAATGTTGAAAAATGTAAGAGAGATGTTATCACCTCTAAAGTTCCAATGTTGGAACTGAGTGTTCCTGGAATAAGAATATCAG GTGTTGAACTCTTGAAGAAAACTCCATCACCTCGGATAATAAAGACACATCTTCCAATCGATCTACTCCCCAAATCCTTCTGGGAGAACAAGTGCAAG ATGATTTACCTTGCTCGAAATGGCAAGGATGTTGCTGTATCCTATTATCATTTTGATCTGATGAATAGTATTCATCCTCTTCCTGGCACCTGGGAAGAATATCTGGAGAAATTCCTAGCTGGAAATG tggCATATGGTTCATGGTTCGATCATGTTAAGAGTTGgtgggaaaagagggaagagcaTCCTTTACTTTACTTATACTATGAAGAATTGAAACAG aacccaaagaaagaaatcaagaagatagcCAGCTTTCTAGACAAGACCTTGGATGAAGAGGCCTTGGACAGGATCGTCCATCACACCTCCTTTGAAATGATGAAGGAAAACCCCCTGGTCAATTACACCCATCTGCCCACAGCAATGATGGACCACAGCAAGTCCCCTTTCATGAGAAAAG gTATTGTTGGGGACTGGAAAAATTACTTCACAATGGCCCAAACTGAGCAATTTGATGCTGTCtataagaagaaaatgtctgGAACAACACTTGAGTTCTGCACAGACATTCAGAGTGCCTAA